The following DNA comes from Rhodanobacter sp. AS-Z3.
GAAGTTGCAGGCCCAGCGCCGTGACCTGCGCTACTTCGTGTTGCAGCATCCGACGCTTGAAAACAATGCGGTGAGTGATGCCGAAATTGCCGCCTGGTACAAGGCGCATCAGGCTGATTACATGAAGCCCGAGATGGTTTCGGTGAAGTATGTCGAAGTTGTCGGTGCAGATTTGCCGTTGGCGGCGCAGCCGAGCGACGAAGATCTGCAGAAGCGTTACGAGAGCGAGAAGCAGCGTTTCGTGCAGCCGGAACAGCGTCTTGCTTCGCATATCCTGATCGACGTACCCGCCAATGCCACGCCGGAGCAGCAGAAGGCTGCGCTGGCCAAGGCTGAGAAGATTGCCGCGGAAGCGAATCCTGAAGACTTTGCCAAACTGGCAGAGCAAGATTCGCAGGACCTCGGCTCGCGTCGTATGGGTGGCGACCTTGGCTGGCTGGAGAAGGGTGTCACCAATGAGGCGTTCGATTCGGCCTTGTTTGCCCTGCAGAAAGGCCAGATATCCAAGCCGGTGCTGTCAACCGACGGTTATCACATCATCTGGCTGCGCGATGTTCGCAGCGGTGAATCCAAGCCGTTCAGTGAAGTGCGCGATCAGTTGGTCAAGGAAGCGACCACGGCGGATCGCGACCGCAATTACAACGATGTCGCGGGCAAGATGTCCGACAACACGTATCAGAACCCCACTTCGCTTGAACCGGCTTCGGATGCATTGAAGCTGCCGATCAAGAAGACCGCCCTGTTCTCGCGCACTGGCGGCGAAGGCGTGGCGGCGAACCCGAAGGTGGTTGCTGCAGCTTTCAGTGATGACGTGCTGGTTCAGGGCAATAATTCTGCACTGATCGATCTGGGCAACAACCACTCGGTGGTGATTCATGTCGATCAGCACGTAGCCGCAGCCGCCAAGCCGCTGGCAGAAGTGCGTGACGATGTGCAAAAGAAGATCCTTGACCAGCGTACGGCTGCGGTCGAGAAGAAGCAGGCTGAGGACGGGCTGGCGCGCCTGCGCAAGGGCGACAGCATGGACGACGTGGCCAAGTCGCTGGGTGCCACGGTCATTGCCGTGAAAGAGGCGCTTCGCCACTTTGAAGTGCCTGCGCCGCTGTTGACCGAGGCCTTCCTGCTGCCGCACCCGCTGGCTGACAAGTCGCAGTTTGCCGCGGTGGATATGTTGAATGGCAGCTATGGTTTGCTGGCCGTGGACAAGGTGCAGGACGGTGACCTGTCCAAGGTGTTGCCGGAACAGCGAGAGATGCTACGCCAGCAGATGGCGCAGGCCTACGGCTACGAAGCGACGCGCGAGTTGATCGATCAACTCAAGGCGAAAGCCAAGATCAAGATCAACAAGCAACGCCTGTAATTTCACGGTCCATGCGTCATGGGTATTGAGGAAGGACGACCTTGTGTCGTCCTTCCTTTTTTGTATTCAACGGTAGTGGACATGCCGGCGTGTGCAGCCGAACATGGTGCGCGTTCGGGGTGTTGCTGAAACAGGGGAAGACATGGGCAAGGGCAGGTTGGAAGCGTTCAGCGATGGCGTGATTGCGATCATCATCACGATCATGGTGCTGGAGCTGAAGGTACCGCAGGACACTACCCTAGCGGCTTTGGGGCCGCTTGCGCCGGTATTGCTCAGTTACGTGCTCAGCTTCGTTTACGTGGGCATTTACTGGAACAACCATCACCACATGCTTTCGATCAGCCACCGGGTGTCGGGCATGGCTTTGTGGGCCAACTTGCATCTGCTGTTCTGGTTGTCGCTGTTTCCGTTTGTCACGGCCTGGATGGGTGAGAACCACCTCGCACAGGGTCCCACAGTTATTTACGGTAGCGTCCTGCTGATGGCCGCTATCGCTTACTGGATACTTGAGCAGGCACTGATAGCCGTCGGCGGCGCTGATTCGGCATTGCGAGCGGCGATTGGTTCTGACTGGAAGGGAAAGTCTTCACCGGTGTTCTACCTGTCCGGGATTGCGCTGGCCTTCTGGCGACCGTGGGCGGCGCAGCTTGTTTACGCTTTGACGGCGTTGATCTGGCTGGTGCCGGATCGGCGCATCGAGAAGGTGGTCGAAAATTGAGTCGCTCCGCTGCGTACTCGCAGCGCCATTGCACGTCACTGGGGAGTCATCATGAAAGCAAGAATCCTTCTGGTCGGGCTGCAAGTGTTGTTGGTGCTGGCTATCGCCGGGCCGGCCCGTGCGGTGGTTCCTGATGCTGATGCCGCAGCCATCCGGCAAGTGATGGATCAGCAACAAGCTGCCTGGAACCGTGGCGATATTGATGGTTTCATGCACGGTTACAAGGATGCGCCCGATACCACCTTCGTGAGTTCCAGCGTACGCAAGGGCTATCGCGTGATCCTCGCCGGTTACCACCAGCACTATGCGACCAAGGACCAAATGGGGCAGCTCACTTTCTCGCAGTTCGAGGTGCGCTTGCTGACCGGGAGCAAGGGCGAAGTCGACTACGCCGTGGTCACTGGACGTTTCCATCTTGATCGGCAAGCTCACGGCGAGACGACCCAGAATGACGGCGTGTTCTCGCTGCTGTGGCAGAAAACTCCGGAGGGCTGGAAGATCATTCTTGATCACACCAGCTGAGCGGGAGGATTCGTCGCAAGACTCTCGCTGATCTGTCAGGGTTGCAGCAGAAACGCCAGCGACTCAGCACACGGTGCATCGACCTTCAGGGTCAACAGCGCGTCGGCGCGCGTGCGCCCCAGTGTGACGGCGGCGATCGGCTTGCCGGCGCGTGCCGCGGCGTCGACGAAACGGTAGCCGGAATAGACCATCAGCGACGAGCCGACCACCAGTACGGCATCCGCCGCTTGCCACGCGCGTGCGGATGTCTCCACACGTTCGCGGGGTACCGCTTCGCCAAAGAACACCACGTCGGGTTTCAGGATGCCGCCGCAGTGTGGACAGGGCGGTACCGTGAAGTGCGCGAAGTCGTGACCTTCCAGGTCAGCGTCACCATCCGGCGCATCGGCGGCATCGAGTTGTAGCCAAGCTGGATTGCATGCCTCCAGCATTTGCTGGAATGAATGACGGGCCAGCCGCGCTTCACAGCTCATGCAGCGCACTTCGTCGAGCCGGCCGTGGAGATCGAGGACCCGCTCGCTGCCCGCTTTCTGATGCAGTCGGTCCACGTTCTGCGTCACCAGCAGCTCGATGCGTTCGCGCCGCTCCAGCTCCGTCAACGCGTGGTGGGTGGCGTTGGGCGATGCACTGCCAAAACGCCGCCAGCCAACCAGGCTGCGTGCCCAATAGCGTTGGCGCGTCGTCGGTTCATGCATGAAGGCGGCATAGTTCACCGGCGGTGGTCGCTTCCACTGCCCGTCGCGATCACGATAGTCGGGAATGCCTGAGTCAGTACTGCAGCCCGCGCCGGTAAGCACGAACAGGCGCGGATGGTCGGCGATGAATTGCTGGAGCAGAGTCATGGGCAAGACAGCGCTGAGATGGGGATGAACGGAACCAGGTAAGTCACCGACTTGTCACGTCGGCGGATGGGGGTGATCATGGGCGTCGGCAGCAGTGTGTCCGCCTTGCGGTGAATGGGACTCTGAGCAAAGGGAACAGCACATGGATCAAGTCAGTAACGAAAGTCACGCGATCACTGATGTGCAGAAGATCGACGCCGACAAGTACAAGCTCTGGCATGAAAAGCCGGTTGGCAAATTCTGTCTCGGCTTTTCGGTTTTCGTGATGGCAGAAATCCTTGTTTATGGAACCTTGCACTGGATCTTTCCGTTGATCTGAAGCATGGCATGGGTCGAGCGACATGCGTTCGGCCTGGCGCCCGCCGTCGCTGCCGGGAAGCAGTATTCAGCACAGGCAAGCTAGCATGGCGGCATGACGTTCAACCTGGCCGACAATTCATTTCGCGTACGTGGTTGCCTGCCGGCATGGCTGCTTGCCCTGTTGCTTGCAGGCTGTGCTTCGCAGCCGGTGGATCTGACGCCGTCGCACAGTCCAGCGCATGTCCGTGCGGAACTGCTGCGTTTGATGCCGAGCAGTGCCCGCGATCGAGTCGACTGGGCCACCGACATCCAGGTTGCACTCACCGCGCAACGAATCGTTCCGTCCACGCCGAATTTGTGTGCGGTGTTGGCAGTCACTGAGCAGGAGTCGGGCTTTCAGGTTGACCCGGTGGTGCCGGGGCTTGGAAGGATTGCGCGTCAGGAAATGGATCGCCGCGCCGTGGCGCAGCACATTCCCGGATTGTTGGTGGACGCCGCGCTGTGGCTGAAATCGCCGGATGGGCGGCGCTACAGTGAGCGCCTGGCGGCGGCGCGCACGGAGCGGCAGCTGAGCGACATCTTCCAGGACTTCATTGGCATGGTGCCGCTGGGCAGGCGTCTGTTCGGCGAGCTCAATCCCGTGCACACCGCCGGCCCGATGCAGGTAAGCATCGCGTTCGCCGAAGCGCATGCGCAGGGCTATCCGTATCCGGTCGAAGGAACGATGCGGGACGAGGTGTTCAGTCGGCGCGGTGGCATGTATTTCGGCATCACGCATCTACTTGGCTATCTCGCAGACTATCCGCAGATGCTGTACCGCTTCGCCGATTTCAACTCCGGCTGGTACGCCAGTCGCAACGCGGCCTTTCAGCAAGCGGTGAGCATGGCTTCGGGAATGCCGTTGGCGCTCGATGGTGACCTGGTGCGGCCAGATGCGAGTTTTGGCGATCCGCCTGGTGCGACCGAGCTGGCCGTACGTTCGCTGGCTGGCCCGCTGCAAATGAGTGATTCGGCGATCCATCGCGCGTTGCTGCAGGGAGAGCAGCAGGACTTCGCGGCAGGGAAACTATACCTGCGTATTTTCGCACTGGCCGAACGGGCCAAGGGTCGATCACTGCCTCGCGCGGTGCTTCCGGGCATTACATTGAAGAGTCCGAAGATCACTCGAAAACTCACCACCGCATGGTTTGCCAAACGTGTGGACGAGCGCTGGCAACGCTGCATGCGACGCGCAGGGATAGCGCAGCCCTGAACAGTTGGCTGGGTTGTGCATGCATCGTCATTACATGCGGCAGGCTAAGCTCGTTCGAACGGCGCTGGTTGGTGCCGCGCTGCCCACGAAGGAGACTGCGATGAAGAAGATTCCCACTGGCGCCTGGATTGTAGTTGCCGATGGCGGTGGCGCACGACTGCTGCGTAATGTGGGCAGCGGGCTGGTCGTTTCACTTGAGCAGGTCGAAGTGATCGAGCCGAAGGATCTGGCCAATGAGGGCCCGGCCGGGCGTCAACCGCCCGAGCGAAGTTCGGCCGAGATCGACGAGGCGACCTTCGCCAAGCAGTTGGCCAGACGGCTGAATGCGGCTGCGTTGAAGAACGAGTTTGCACACCTGGTGTTGGCGGCCGACCCGCAGACACTAGGCCAGATCCGACCTTTGCTGCATGAGGAAACCAGCAAAAGGATGGTAGAGGAGTTGAACAAGACCTTGTTCCATGCGCCCCTGGCTGATATCGAACGTGCTTTGAAGCCGACTTGGTAAGGGCCACCGAAGCGCTGATGGATTTCATTTTACGGGTTGAAGATTTCGGCTGAGTCACCCACGTTCCGTGGCGCAGCCAGCAAGCAGGAGTTTCACGTGGGCAAGCTTTCCGACTTTCCGATCACGGCGCAGTGGCCGCCGATATATCCAGACCGAATCCAGTTGTATTCGCTCAGCACGCCGAATGGGGTCAAGGTTTCGATCATGCTGGAGGAAGCTGGGCTGGCGTATGAGCCGCACCTGGTTGATATCAGCAAGGACGAAAGCCACACGCCGGCCTTCCTTTCGCTGAATCCGAACGGCAAGATCCCGGCGATCATCGATCCGGACGGTCCGGGTGGCGAGCCGCTGGCCTTGTTCGAATCCGGTGCGATTCTGTTGTATCTGGCCGAAAAAACCGGGCAGTTCATTCCGGCCGATCCGGCGCGGCGCTGGGAAACCATTCAGTGGGTGTTTTTCCAGATGGCATCGATTGGTCCCATGTTTGGTCAGGTCGGCTTCTTCCACAAATACGCCGGCAAGGAATACGAAGACAAGCGACCGCTGCAGCGCTATGTCAACGAATCGAAACGGCTACTCGGCGTGCTTGACGCGCGACTGGATGGGCGCCGCTGGATCATGGGCGAGGACTATACGGTTGCGGATATCGCGACGCTGGGTTGGGTGAACAATCTGCTGACGTTCTACAACGCAGGAGAACTAGTGGCGTTCGACAATTTCCTGCATGTCTCGGCGTGGCTTGATCGCGGGCTGGCGCGGCCAGCGGTGCAGCGTGGCCTGACGATTCCTGCCAGTACCTGAAACTTGCCACGATTTCGCCATCTAGAAGGCCGTAGCGCGCCTGCCAGGCTGGTTAGCCTCAGGCGTTCCGGGCGGTTGTCGTCCCCATGCGAGAAAATCCAATGAATCGTCGAGGCTTGCTGCAGGGCATTTTGCTGGGGGCGACGGCGTTGCCGCTGTTTGGTGTGGCGCTCGCGACGCCGGCTCCCTCCGATCCGCGTAACGTGGATGCGGCTGCTGCACGCCTGGCAGCTCTGGAGCGCCAGCACGGCGGCACGCTGGGCGTGGCGATACTGGACACGAGCAGCGGCCGCCAGGTCGCGCATCGTGCCGACGAACGCTTTCTGATGTGCAGTACGTTCAAGTTGGTGGCAGTAGCCGCCGTATTGGCGCGGGTGGATCAGGGCAGGGAGCAACTGGATCGTCGCATCATCTTCGGCAAGAACGTCCTGTTGAACTGGGCGCCGACAACGACGCACCGCGTGGGCGCGCCAGGCATGACGGTGCGCGAACTGTGCGAAGCGGCGATCACGGTAAGCGACAACACCGCCGCGAACCTGTTGCTGGCCAGTCTCGGCGGTCCCGCCGCCGTGACTGCGTTCGTGCGTACGCTTGGTGATCCACTCACCAGGCTCGACCGAACCGAGCCCGAGCTCAACGTGGGCAGTCCGGGTGACTTGCGCGATACCACCACGCCGGCCGCGATGCTCGCTGATCTGCAGGTGCTGTTGCTTGGCAATGCACTTTCCGTGGCATCGCGCGGGCAATTGATTGAGTGGCTCTGCGGCAACACCACCGGCAATGAACAGCTGCGCGCCGGCGTGCCGGCTGGCTGGAGAGTCGGTGACAAGACCGGCAGCGGCGCCCAACACGAAGCCAACGACATCGGCATCCTGTGGCCGCCGCAGCGCAAACCGCTGCTGGTGACGGCCTATTACAAGGGTTCGACTGCGGGCGCTGACGGACGGCATGCGGTATTGGCTGCGGTGGGCCGTATCGCTGCATCGATCGCGGTGCTGCCCAGCGGTCGTTGATCCAATCGTGATGGCTTCCACATCAGGTTGCTGGGTAGCGTAGTCCGCATTTTTCGGATAATCAGGGTTCCGGGAAATCCCCTGCGTGCCGCGTGAGCTGATTGAGACGAGAAGCATTCCGCCCATGGTGGGCCAAGGCGCACACAATGCCGGTCATGGCATTCGGCAGCGCACCCGCCTAACGCCACATTTCGATCCTTGATGATACCCGTGCAGGAGATGTTCCATGGCTTCGTTCGAATCGTCGTCACGCTATGCAGCCTCTATTCGTCGGATGCACTGGACGATATTTGTTCTGGTGTTGCTGGCCTACGTCTTCATCAACCTCTTCGAGCAGTTTCCGAAGGGCAGTGCCACCCGCGTTAACGTGCTGGCAGCGCACTACACCGCGGGACTCGCGGTGCTGCTGCTGGTGCTGCCACGTTTGCTGCTGCGCCTGCGCAATGGACGTCCAGCCATCCTGCCGCCACCACCTCGCTGGACCGAGTTGCTGGGCAACATCACCCAGGTTGCGCTGTACCTGTTCCTGTTGGTCCAGCCGATTCTCGGGATCATCACGCTGCAGATCGGCGGCAAGCCGGTAACCCTGTTTGGCTGGACTCTGCTGCCTTCGTTCGTGGACTTGCCGAATCGCGTCTTGTCGCATCAATGGGAAGATATCCATGGCACCGTCGGCACGATCTTCTATTACGTGATCGGGTTGCACATCCTGGCTTCGATCTGGCACCACTTCGGTCGCCGTGACAACACGTTGAAGCGGATGCTTTGAACCCAGCGCCTTCCGATCGCCTGACCTTTGCAGAGAGCTCCCGCGTGCACCGACGCCATCACGAAAGACACCGTACCGGCCGAATGGGCTGGCTGCGCGCCGCGGTACTTGGCGCAAACGACGGCATCGTCTCCACGGCTAGCCTGGTGCTGGGCGTGGCTGCCGCCCACGGCAGCGCGCAGAGCGTACTGATTGCCGGCATTGCCGGGCTGGTAGCTGGCTCGATGTCGATGGCTGCCGGTGAGTATGTGTCGGTGCATTCGCAGGCCGACAGCGAACGCGCCGAACTCGAACGTGAACGCCACGAGCTGCAGACCGATGTCGAAGCCGAGCACAAGGAACTCGCGGCGATCTACGCGAGCCGCGGACTCGATCCTGTTTTGGCCAGGCAAGTTGCCGACCAGCTGATGGCGCACGACGCGCTCGACGCCCACGCGCGCGATGAGCTTGGCATTACCGAGGCATTCAGGGCGCGACCGCTGCAGGCTGCCGCAGCCTCTGCCCTGAGTTTCGCGGTGGGCTCCGCACTGCCGTTGCTGATGGTGGCACTGACACCAGCCAGCATGTTGCTGCCGCTGGTGTTCGCCACCTCACTGGTGTTTCTCGCGGTGCTCGGCGCGCTGGCCGCCTGGGCCGGCGGCGCGCCGATGGGCGTTGGTACCCTGCGCATCACGTTCTGGGGCGCCCTGGCGATGGCGATCACCGCCGGTGTCGGCATGCTTTTTGGCGTGAGCGGCTGATACCAGGATGACTCATTCTCCGGGGTGATAAACCCGTTCGGTATGGCCGTCCAGTTGTTCCGGCCAGAAATACACCGTGCGCAGGTTGCCGGTGGTGTAGCGCTCGGCTTCGTCATTGAAGTGCTTCGAGTCAGGATGACCGCTCTCGCCGCCGGCGGTGATCGCCCTCGCACTGACTTTCGGACCGAACTCGACCACCGCGACGAAGCTGTTGCCACTGGTGCCGTAGTAGCGCTTCGTGCCGGGCCAGCGGTGTGCGCCGAACGAGGCCAGTGAACCCCAGCGCGAG
Coding sequences within:
- a CDS encoding SurA N-terminal domain-containing protein, which codes for MLQAMRNKMHGWPSIVLLGVCVAAMSLFGMESYFMSHDDAFIAKVGKHEIDQRAFQDRTNQLRQQKVAEQGDKFDSAAFESTETKLRILDGMIDEQLLQQANDDWGLRVSGAAMRDYIASIPAFQVNGQFDATSYKAWLTSQYKTPESFENEIRASLAIQLLPSAINASTLVSDAQLDHYMKLQAQRRDLRYFVLQHPTLENNAVSDAEIAAWYKAHQADYMKPEMVSVKYVEVVGADLPLAAQPSDEDLQKRYESEKQRFVQPEQRLASHILIDVPANATPEQQKAALAKAEKIAAEANPEDFAKLAEQDSQDLGSRRMGGDLGWLEKGVTNEAFDSALFALQKGQISKPVLSTDGYHIIWLRDVRSGESKPFSEVRDQLVKEATTADRDRNYNDVAGKMSDNTYQNPTSLEPASDALKLPIKKTALFSRTGGEGVAANPKVVAAAFSDDVLVQGNNSALIDLGNNHSVVIHVDQHVAAAAKPLAEVRDDVQKKILDQRTAAVEKKQAEDGLARLRKGDSMDDVAKSLGATVIAVKEALRHFEVPAPLLTEAFLLPHPLADKSQFAAVDMLNGSYGLLAVDKVQDGDLSKVLPEQREMLRQQMAQAYGYEATRELIDQLKAKAKIKINKQRL
- a CDS encoding NAD-dependent protein deacetylase → MTLLQQFIADHPRLFVLTGAGCSTDSGIPDYRDRDGQWKRPPPVNYAAFMHEPTTRQRYWARSLVGWRRFGSASPNATHHALTELERRERIELLVTQNVDRLHQKAGSERVLDLHGRLDEVRCMSCEARLARHSFQQMLEACNPAWLQLDAADAPDGDADLEGHDFAHFTVPPCPHCGGILKPDVVFFGEAVPRERVETSARAWQAADAVLVVGSSLMVYSGYRFVDAAARAGKPIAAVTLGRTRADALLTLKVDAPCAESLAFLLQP
- a CDS encoding TMEM175 family protein, producing the protein MGKGRLEAFSDGVIAIIITIMVLELKVPQDTTLAALGPLAPVLLSYVLSFVYVGIYWNNHHHMLSISHRVSGMALWANLHLLFWLSLFPFVTAWMGENHLAQGPTVIYGSVLLMAAIAYWILEQALIAVGGADSALRAAIGSDWKGKSSPVFYLSGIALAFWRPWAAQLVYALTALIWLVPDRRIEKVVEN
- a CDS encoding nuclear transport factor 2 family protein, whose translation is MKARILLVGLQVLLVLAIAGPARAVVPDADAAAIRQVMDQQQAAWNRGDIDGFMHGYKDAPDTTFVSSSVRKGYRVILAGYHQHYATKDQMGQLTFSQFEVRLLTGSKGEVDYAVVTGRFHLDRQAHGETTQNDGVFSLLWQKTPEGWKIILDHTS
- a CDS encoding host attachment family protein, with amino-acid sequence MKKIPTGAWIVVADGGGARLLRNVGSGLVVSLEQVEVIEPKDLANEGPAGRQPPERSSAEIDEATFAKQLARRLNAAALKNEFAHLVLAADPQTLGQIRPLLHEETSKRMVEELNKTLFHAPLADIERALKPTW
- a CDS encoding glutathione S-transferase N-terminal domain-containing protein — translated: MGKLSDFPITAQWPPIYPDRIQLYSLSTPNGVKVSIMLEEAGLAYEPHLVDISKDESHTPAFLSLNPNGKIPAIIDPDGPGGEPLALFESGAILLYLAEKTGQFIPADPARRWETIQWVFFQMASIGPMFGQVGFFHKYAGKEYEDKRPLQRYVNESKRLLGVLDARLDGRRWIMGEDYTVADIATLGWVNNLLTFYNAGELVAFDNFLHVSAWLDRGLARPAVQRGLTIPAST
- a CDS encoding DUF1615 domain-containing protein, with translation MTFNLADNSFRVRGCLPAWLLALLLAGCASQPVDLTPSHSPAHVRAELLRLMPSSARDRVDWATDIQVALTAQRIVPSTPNLCAVLAVTEQESGFQVDPVVPGLGRIARQEMDRRAVAQHIPGLLVDAALWLKSPDGRRYSERLAAARTERQLSDIFQDFIGMVPLGRRLFGELNPVHTAGPMQVSIAFAEAHAQGYPYPVEGTMRDEVFSRRGGMYFGITHLLGYLADYPQMLYRFADFNSGWYASRNAAFQQAVSMASGMPLALDGDLVRPDASFGDPPGATELAVRSLAGPLQMSDSAIHRALLQGEQQDFAAGKLYLRIFALAERAKGRSLPRAVLPGITLKSPKITRKLTTAWFAKRVDERWQRCMRRAGIAQP
- the bla gene encoding class A beta-lactamase; translation: MNRRGLLQGILLGATALPLFGVALATPAPSDPRNVDAAAARLAALERQHGGTLGVAILDTSSGRQVAHRADERFLMCSTFKLVAVAAVLARVDQGREQLDRRIIFGKNVLLNWAPTTTHRVGAPGMTVRELCEAAITVSDNTAANLLLASLGGPAAVTAFVRTLGDPLTRLDRTEPELNVGSPGDLRDTTTPAAMLADLQVLLLGNALSVASRGQLIEWLCGNTTGNEQLRAGVPAGWRVGDKTGSGAQHEANDIGILWPPQRKPLLVTAYYKGSTAGADGRHAVLAAVGRIAASIAVLPSGR
- a CDS encoding cytochrome b yields the protein MASFESSSRYAASIRRMHWTIFVLVLLAYVFINLFEQFPKGSATRVNVLAAHYTAGLAVLLLVLPRLLLRLRNGRPAILPPPPRWTELLGNITQVALYLFLLVQPILGIITLQIGGKPVTLFGWTLLPSFVDLPNRVLSHQWEDIHGTVGTIFYYVIGLHILASIWHHFGRRDNTLKRML
- a CDS encoding VIT family protein, translating into MGWLRAAVLGANDGIVSTASLVLGVAAAHGSAQSVLIAGIAGLVAGSMSMAAGEYVSVHSQADSERAELERERHELQTDVEAEHKELAAIYASRGLDPVLARQVADQLMAHDALDAHARDELGITEAFRARPLQAAAASALSFAVGSALPLLMVALTPASMLLPLVFATSLVFLAVLGALAAWAGGAPMGVGTLRITFWGALAMAITAGVGMLFGVSG